One part of the Melioribacteraceae bacterium genome encodes these proteins:
- a CDS encoding cytochrome c3 family protein produces MKIKILYSTISLLIFFFLTIAAIDAGTSDEPRKTNKDIIKFSHAVHKDVTDCASCHTGVPESTSLNDRLLPEKPVCATCHDVEDTDNCSFCHYEDVMEPFILEKSELMFNHKYHTTDQKMECTACHKGVDEVAYSFESKDLNPPMSNCYTCHNDQTVATNNCETCHISTVNLIPEDHRQVGFFKSHKFKAASMNNQCEMCHDNTFCEACHASTTMITEANSAKDFYTPYSPHKYVDNVKQQQITRVHDLNYRFTHGIDADEKSAQCQTCHQTETFCVECHASTKSDFAMGGIVPSNHKKPNFVTIGVGTGGGLHAEVAKKDIERCSACHDVQGADPNCILCHVDNDGIKGTNPKTHLRGFMKNTSGGDWHNDFNSVCYSCHIDANAKPNGNKGVGFCGYCHN; encoded by the coding sequence ATGAAAATAAAAATTCTTTACAGTACAATTTCGCTGCTTATCTTTTTCTTTCTTACTATTGCAGCAATCGATGCCGGCACAAGCGATGAACCTCGTAAAACCAATAAAGACATAATAAAATTCTCACATGCCGTTCATAAAGATGTTACCGATTGTGCATCGTGCCACACAGGAGTACCGGAAAGCACTTCGCTTAATGACCGTCTGCTGCCGGAAAAACCGGTCTGTGCTACGTGCCATGATGTTGAAGATACGGATAATTGTTCTTTCTGCCATTATGAAGATGTGATGGAACCTTTTATTTTGGAAAAGTCCGAACTCATGTTCAATCACAAATATCATACGACCGACCAGAAAATGGAATGTACAGCATGTCATAAGGGAGTTGACGAAGTAGCTTACAGTTTTGAATCGAAGGATTTAAATCCTCCGATGTCGAACTGCTACACTTGTCATAATGATCAGACTGTTGCTACCAACAACTGCGAAACCTGCCACATATCAACCGTAAATCTTATTCCGGAAGATCATAGACAGGTAGGATTTTTCAAATCGCATAAATTCAAAGCTGCTTCGATGAATAACCAGTGCGAAATGTGCCACGATAATACTTTCTGCGAAGCATGTCATGCTTCAACGACAATGATTACAGAAGCGAACAGTGCAAAGGATTTCTATACACCATATTCCCCTCACAAATATGTGGACAATGTTAAACAGCAGCAGATCACAAGGGTACACGATTTAAATTACCGATTTACTCACGGAATTGATGCCGACGAAAAATCCGCACAGTGCCAGACCTGTCACCAGACGGAGACCTTCTGCGTTGAATGCCATGCTTCTACGAAGAGCGATTTTGCGATGGGTGGAATAGTACCGAGCAATCATAAGAAACCGAACTTTGTAACAATTGGAGTAGGTACTGGGGGCGGTTTGCATGCTGAGGTTGCTAAAAAGGATATTGAAAGATGTTCTGCCTGTCACGATGTTCAGGGTGCCGATCCGAATTGCATTCTATGCCACGTTGATAATGATGGTATTAAAGGAACGAATCCTAAAACTCATTTACGCGGTTTTATGAAAAATACTAGCGGCGGCGACTGGCACAATGATTTTAATTCGGTCTGCTACTCTTGTCATATTGATGCAAATGCAAAACCGAATGGAAATAAAGGAGTCGGGTTCTGCGGTTACTGTCACAATTAA
- a CDS encoding cytochrome c family protein, translating to MIQRVFYSLLIIAALYLVLPTQLYAQTFGYEGTQVCGTCHKTEKQGLQLKIWQESGHSNAYKTLQTPEADKVAMEKYGKKAVDSPGCLKCHASGYDVTDKKLIGAKFKVEDGVQCETCHGAGSAYKSLKVMKSREESVKNGLIVWKDMAEIKAGCVKCHNPESPTYKEFNFEKMWAKIAHPVPKG from the coding sequence ATGATCCAACGAGTGTTTTATTCATTATTGATAATTGCCGCACTTTATTTAGTACTTCCTACTCAGCTTTACGCTCAGACATTCGGTTACGAAGGAACCCAGGTATGTGGTACATGCCATAAAACAGAAAAACAGGGACTTCAATTAAAAATCTGGCAGGAAAGCGGACACTCCAATGCATATAAAACTCTTCAGACACCGGAAGCAGATAAAGTTGCTATGGAAAAATACGGAAAGAAAGCTGTCGATTCTCCCGGTTGTTTAAAATGCCATGCTTCCGGATACGATGTAACAGATAAAAAATTAATCGGAGCCAAATTTAAAGTTGAAGACGGCGTTCAATGCGAAACATGCCATGGCGCCGGATCCGCTTATAAATCACTTAAAGTTATGAAGAGCCGTGAAGAATCTGTTAAGAATGGCCTGATTGTTTGGAAAGATATGGCTGAAATTAAAGCAGGTTGCGTAAAATGCCATAACCCTGAAAGTCCTACCTACAAAGAATTTAATTTTGAAAAAATGTGGGCTAAAATTGCTCATCCTGTTCCGAAAGGATAA
- a CDS encoding cytochrome c3 family protein, which translates to MESKSAVNFRMIFDVMKYGTTKNPFEVDLNNKFRILSSSVVYLLISLFFLTNNTTLAQDFNCSDCHEISIANSVHKEAIDCQGCHEDVTDEEHIEKGAKKVSCATCHEEYVGSVNSDIHHRLKVKNPPSCVSCHGNHEIQKPPSDNRQKTKDYCGKCHTSATLVGNYHAMTKIDKNNCISCHKTIDTRMTLPSSVHKNLDCSDCHNFIANNLKNHPKNLKATQSADCYICHGDIAKIHRESIHGIALSEGIDEAAKCWDCHGSHDIKKVDDPSSKVHPTKLAATCGNCHDNPELAKKFDIALPNPGFVYSRSVHGKLVLQGRTDAPNCSDCHGVHDIKNKVQPGSKISTFNAPDMCGKCHKEISDEYTQSIHWIRAKKGFRESPVCGDCHSEHGIQAITTENERREAKIIQEKTCIVCHESPRIAERFGKEGGQASLYQDSYHGLAVMRGSEKSAMCIDCHNVHKILPSDHPESSVSEENVTATCQKCHPDATPVFSKSYSHRTMNETSAKIENFVANLYFWLIVSVIGAMILHNLLIFIYEVKKKRRNMQGEITIPRFTKNEVIQHLLLLISFITLAITGFALKYHSSWWAEMLQALGMTEIARSYIHRGAAVVMIAVGLYHIWYLLFTPRGRDVLLNLIPKLSDLQEARDSILYYLRIKKRKPRYDKYDYTEKAEYWALIWGTIIMGATGFILWFPTIVGNWAPTWLIKVSELIHFYEAILATLAIVVWHWFFVIFHPHEYPMSLTWIDGKMTLDTYRHHHEKHFRRVVLEWKEYQSGKRELKKVSHSTLLFTKALEEKGLNPDQIIEGELNNDPELRDWLDKKLNPNPEESIELPKEK; encoded by the coding sequence ATGGAATCAAAATCAGCGGTTAATTTCCGCATGATTTTTGACGTAATGAAATATGGAACAACAAAAAATCCTTTTGAGGTCGATTTGAATAATAAATTCAGAATTTTGTCATCATCAGTAGTTTATTTATTAATAAGTCTGTTTTTCCTTACAAATAATACGACATTGGCACAAGACTTCAATTGTTCCGACTGCCATGAAATATCAATCGCTAATTCCGTTCATAAGGAAGCAATTGATTGTCAGGGCTGCCATGAAGATGTTACTGATGAAGAGCATATAGAAAAAGGGGCGAAAAAAGTAAGCTGTGCAACCTGTCACGAGGAATATGTAGGTTCTGTAAATTCTGATATTCATCATCGGCTAAAGGTTAAGAATCCACCTTCCTGTGTCTCCTGCCACGGAAATCATGAAATTCAAAAACCTCCTTCGGATAACAGACAAAAGACAAAGGATTACTGCGGTAAATGTCATACATCGGCAACTCTTGTTGGTAATTATCATGCAATGACAAAAATTGATAAAAACAATTGTATCAGCTGCCATAAAACTATCGATACAAGAATGACGCTCCCCTCGTCAGTACACAAAAATCTGGATTGTTCCGATTGTCATAACTTCATTGCAAATAACCTAAAAAACCATCCTAAAAATCTAAAAGCTACTCAATCTGCTGACTGTTATATATGTCACGGCGATATTGCAAAAATTCACCGAGAAAGTATTCACGGAATTGCATTAAGCGAAGGGATTGATGAAGCAGCAAAATGCTGGGATTGCCATGGTTCTCATGATATCAAAAAAGTAGACGATCCGTCAAGTAAAGTACATCCGACTAAACTTGCTGCTACATGCGGTAACTGCCATGATAATCCGGAACTTGCCAAGAAATTTGATATAGCTCTTCCGAATCCGGGATTTGTTTATTCACGATCAGTTCATGGAAAACTTGTTCTTCAAGGGAGAACTGATGCGCCGAATTGCAGCGATTGTCACGGTGTTCACGATATTAAGAATAAAGTTCAGCCCGGAAGTAAAATTTCAACTTTCAACGCACCGGATATGTGCGGAAAGTGTCACAAAGAAATCTCCGACGAATATACTCAGTCGATCCACTGGATTCGGGCAAAAAAAGGATTCCGGGAATCCCCGGTCTGCGGCGACTGCCATAGTGAACATGGTATTCAGGCAATAACAACTGAGAATGAAAGACGAGAAGCCAAAATTATTCAAGAGAAGACATGTATTGTTTGCCATGAAAGTCCGCGTATAGCTGAAAGATTCGGAAAAGAAGGCGGACAGGCTTCCCTATACCAGGATAGCTACCACGGCCTTGCTGTAATGAGAGGAAGTGAAAAATCTGCTATGTGTATCGATTGCCACAATGTTCATAAAATTCTTCCGAGTGACCATCCGGAATCTTCTGTAAGTGAGGAAAACGTAACAGCAACGTGTCAAAAATGCCATCCTGATGCTACTCCTGTTTTCTCTAAGAGTTATTCACACCGTACAATGAATGAAACGTCGGCTAAAATTGAAAATTTCGTTGCAAATCTCTACTTCTGGCTCATTGTTTCGGTAATTGGTGCAATGATTCTTCACAATCTTCTAATCTTTATTTACGAAGTAAAAAAGAAAAGAAGAAATATGCAGGGAGAAATTACAATCCCAAGATTTACAAAGAACGAAGTAATCCAGCACCTATTATTGCTAATTTCGTTTATAACACTTGCTATAACCGGATTTGCACTTAAATATCACAGCAGCTGGTGGGCAGAAATGCTTCAGGCACTTGGTATGACTGAAATTGCTAGATCATATATTCATCGTGGCGCGGCTGTTGTGATGATTGCAGTCGGTTTATATCATATCTGGTACTTATTATTTACGCCGCGCGGCCGAGATGTACTCTTGAATCTGATTCCAAAACTAAGCGACCTGCAGGAAGCACGCGATTCTATTCTTTACTACCTGAGAATAAAGAAACGTAAACCCCGCTATGATAAATACGATTATACTGAAAAAGCGGAATACTGGGCACTAATCTGGGGAACAATTATCATGGGCGCAACCGGTTTTATTCTCTGGTTCCCGACAATAGTCGGTAATTGGGCTCCAACCTGGTTAATAAAGGTTAGCGAACTTATCCATTTCTACGAAGCTATATTAGCTACACTTGCCATAGTTGTTTGGCACTGGTTCTTTGTTATTTTCCACCCACATGAGTACCCGATGAGCTTAACATGGATTGATGGTAAAATGACACTCGACACATACAGACATCACCACGAGAAACATTTTAGAAGAGTAGTTTTAGAATGGAAAGAGTATCAGTCTGGAAAGCGGGAATTGAAAAAAGTCAGCCATTCAACATTACTGTTTACAAAAGCGTTAGAGGAAAAGGGATTGAATCCGGATCAGATTATTGAAGGAGAATTGAATAACGATCCCGAATTAAGAGACTGGCTCGATAAAAAATTAAATCCAAATCCGGAAGAATCGATTGAATTACCAAAGGAGAAATAA
- a CDS encoding response regulator has product MPLFILALVLFIVADVVIRFSIKRMNEKKLRKEREEVLNESINLDFSKEAVSLKRADVPNPKARILCVDDEDVILDSFRKILVLDGYSVDTVNTGSEAVNLIKSLHYDFLFTDLKMPEMDGVEVTKLVKHLRPDIDVIIITGYATVETAVDCMKLGAMDYVQKPFTEDELLEFTKKSLIKRQDRIQKQLKPRVHIAHLTEKEKLGAGEFAIPGGVFISEGHCWASVGQDGTVKVGIDDFAKKLIGKISGIDFPNLGMNIAKGQPLFTIKQGNRTIQFISPISGQVKSINHELAEDLEALDFTPYERNWICSIDADKLDSELTQLKIGKNAVTFYQDEIDNYVRHIKEITKTEMQENFELQWGQIEKLEEKDWYIITGEFFKK; this is encoded by the coding sequence ATGCCTCTCTTCATATTAGCATTAGTATTGTTCATCGTCGCTGATGTAGTCATAAGATTTTCAATTAAAAGAATGAACGAGAAAAAACTCCGCAAAGAACGGGAAGAGGTTCTGAATGAAAGCATTAATCTTGATTTCAGTAAAGAAGCCGTCTCGCTGAAACGTGCTGATGTACCAAATCCTAAAGCCAGAATTTTATGTGTTGACGACGAAGATGTAATACTCGACAGCTTCAGAAAAATTCTTGTTCTGGACGGTTATTCTGTAGATACAGTTAATACAGGTTCAGAAGCAGTTAATCTTATAAAATCACTTCATTACGATTTTCTTTTTACAGACCTTAAAATGCCTGAAATGGACGGCGTTGAAGTAACCAAACTAGTAAAACACCTCCGTCCTGATATTGATGTAATAATAATTACCGGTTATGCTACAGTTGAAACAGCCGTGGATTGTATGAAACTAGGCGCTATGGACTATGTTCAAAAACCATTTACTGAAGATGAGTTGCTTGAGTTTACCAAAAAGTCACTTATAAAGCGCCAGGACCGGATTCAAAAACAATTAAAGCCAAGAGTCCATATTGCTCATTTAACAGAAAAAGAGAAATTAGGTGCCGGTGAATTTGCAATCCCGGGCGGTGTCTTCATATCAGAAGGACATTGCTGGGCTTCCGTTGGTCAGGATGGTACAGTTAAAGTTGGGATAGACGACTTTGCAAAGAAACTGATCGGAAAAATTTCCGGAATCGATTTTCCTAACCTTGGAATGAATATTGCAAAAGGTCAACCGTTATTCACGATCAAGCAGGGAAACAGAACCATTCAGTTTATTTCCCCCATTAGCGGACAGGTAAAAAGTATTAATCATGAGTTGGCAGAAGATCTTGAAGCTCTCGACTTCACACCCTATGAAAGGAACTGGATCTGTTCAATCGATGCCGATAAACTTGATTCAGAATTGACACAACTAAAAATCGGAAAGAACGCGGTTACATTTTATCAGGATGAAATCGATAATTATGTTAGGCATATTAAAGAAATTACAAAAACCGAAATGCAAGAAAACTTTGAACTACAATGGGGTCAGATCGAAAAACTGGAAGAAAAAGACTGGTACATCATTACGGGTGAATTTTTTAAGAAATAG
- a CDS encoding response regulator, producing MNKVSEILIVDDEQVVIDSIRKICEINNYKTDSALDAEAALNKIEKEEYRIIICDIMMPGIDGFQFLSELRSRNIDTPVVITSGYSTIENAVKSLYGGALDFIPKPFTFDEITGVIKRCLKYRDLTDPARTRNQAIVHVPCPAKYFRLGYSCWVNEFHDGSVYVGATDIFLKTIENIQSIEFLEIDTMLNQAEPLIKLTSEDGTINQLYSAISGRIIECNQKLLNDITLLEKDPYFEGWFYRMIPSQYDYEKSLLTPCSSDR from the coding sequence ATGAATAAAGTTTCCGAAATATTGATAGTCGACGACGAGCAGGTAGTAATTGATTCAATAAGAAAAATCTGTGAGATCAACAACTACAAAACAGATTCCGCACTCGATGCTGAAGCTGCATTAAACAAAATCGAAAAGGAAGAATACAGAATTATTATTTGCGATATTATGATGCCGGGTATAGATGGTTTCCAGTTCCTGTCGGAACTTCGCAGCAGGAACATCGATACTCCGGTTGTAATAACCTCGGGGTACTCTACAATCGAGAATGCGGTTAAATCACTTTATGGCGGGGCCCTCGATTTTATCCCGAAACCTTTCACTTTCGATGAAATAACAGGTGTAATAAAAAGATGTTTAAAGTACCGTGACCTTACAGATCCGGCAAGAACCAGAAATCAGGCCATTGTACACGTCCCGTGCCCGGCTAAATATTTTCGCCTGGGATATTCCTGCTGGGTAAATGAATTTCACGATGGATCCGTTTATGTTGGCGCTACCGATATTTTCTTGAAAACAATTGAAAACATACAATCAATTGAATTTCTGGAAATAGACACGATGCTGAATCAAGCCGAACCTTTAATTAAATTGACTTCCGAGGACGGAACAATTAACCAACTCTATTCTGCTATAAGCGGAAGAATAATTGAATGTAATCAGAAATTATTAAATGATATAACTTTGCTTGAAAAAGATCCTTACTTCGAAGGGTGGTTTTACAGAATGATACCGAGTCAGTATGACTACGAAAAAAGTCTGCTCACACCCTGCAGTTCGGATCGATAA
- a CDS encoding ATP-binding protein, whose translation MKGLSEIGIYKRIGLKLIFVVSFTAIITIGVYSYFNIKSQNDVLLAEVERHSNQLSETVKNSMRYSMLLNQREHIQETISTIGKDPAIHDVRILNKEGTIIYSTRQDEIGSMLDKKAESCYACHAENKPLEKLPMKDRTRIFRLHPDSTRIMGIVNPIYNEKSCWAADCHAHPKEATVLGVLDVSISLGPIDEQLIQNQLRVLLFAIVSITVIGFIIGFFVKRWVDDPAKELVKATNEVALGNLNYSIKDLGNDELGYLGKSFNNMIKRLDETRLQLVQSDKMASLGRLAAGVAHEINNPLTGVLTYSSFLMKRTKDNPQMQEDLNVIVRETMRSREIVKGLLDFARQSAPKKSPADINEVIKRAVAVAHNQLKYSKINLETEFDENLPKITADANQIQQVCLNLLLNAIDAIGEKGGVVKIMTKITSLSPKGNTQIKSAVCSKNHNLIFKEFKIGGSPSIHLKIKSNGNEGFINLDPTYGSDRHFFGIALSKNQAINLTCPTCDISMIEKNEKCPECGGPVYKIILPNQGHLLGCALFNDNWQKWEFIDRGGDRKFVEIMIKDSGCGIPQENIPKLFEPFFSTKGQKGTGLGLAIVWGIIDNHNGSIDVESETGKGTTFSIRLPMN comes from the coding sequence ATGAAAGGACTTTCTGAAATAGGGATTTATAAGAGAATTGGTTTGAAGCTGATATTTGTTGTGAGCTTTACTGCCATAATAACTATCGGAGTCTATTCTTATTTTAATATAAAATCCCAGAATGATGTGTTGCTGGCGGAAGTGGAAAGACATTCCAATCAGTTAAGTGAAACGGTTAAAAACAGCATGCGCTACAGCATGCTGTTAAACCAAAGAGAACACATACAGGAAACGATCAGCACGATCGGAAAAGATCCTGCAATTCATGATGTGAGAATACTTAATAAGGAAGGAACAATAATTTATTCGACCCGGCAGGATGAAATTGGAAGTATGCTCGATAAAAAAGCAGAAAGCTGCTATGCATGTCATGCCGAGAATAAACCACTCGAAAAACTTCCCATGAAAGACCGGACAAGAATTTTTAGATTACATCCCGACTCTACTCGAATCATGGGAATTGTAAATCCGATTTATAATGAGAAATCCTGCTGGGCAGCCGATTGCCATGCACACCCAAAGGAAGCTACTGTGCTCGGAGTTCTTGATGTAAGTATCTCCCTCGGACCAATTGATGAACAATTAATTCAAAACCAGCTGCGCGTGTTACTTTTTGCTATTGTATCAATTACTGTAATCGGTTTTATAATTGGTTTCTTTGTGAAAAGATGGGTGGATGATCCTGCAAAGGAGCTTGTTAAAGCAACAAATGAGGTTGCCTTAGGAAATCTTAATTATTCAATTAAAGATCTAGGTAATGACGAGTTAGGTTATCTTGGTAAGTCTTTCAACAATATGATAAAACGGCTGGATGAAACTAGGCTTCAACTCGTTCAGTCGGATAAAATGGCTTCGTTAGGCCGACTTGCAGCCGGAGTAGCTCATGAAATTAATAATCCCCTTACAGGTGTGCTTACCTACAGCAGCTTTTTAATGAAACGGACCAAAGACAATCCTCAGATGCAGGAGGATTTAAATGTAATTGTAAGAGAAACTATGAGAAGTCGGGAGATTGTAAAAGGTTTACTCGATTTCGCTAGACAATCAGCGCCAAAGAAAAGTCCGGCAGATATAAACGAAGTGATTAAAAGAGCAGTAGCTGTAGCACATAATCAGTTGAAATATAGCAAAATTAATCTTGAAACCGAGTTTGATGAAAATCTTCCTAAGATTACTGCAGATGCAAATCAGATCCAGCAGGTCTGTCTTAATCTGTTGCTAAATGCGATCGATGCAATTGGAGAAAAGGGCGGAGTTGTAAAAATTATGACCAAAATTACAAGCCTTTCTCCAAAAGGTAATACTCAAATTAAGTCGGCAGTTTGTTCAAAGAATCACAACCTCATTTTCAAGGAATTTAAGATTGGAGGTTCACCGTCAATCCATCTTAAGATCAAATCGAATGGTAATGAAGGATTCATAAATCTCGATCCGACTTATGGAAGCGACAGACATTTCTTCGGTATTGCGCTTTCAAAAAATCAAGCGATCAATTTAACATGTCCTACCTGCGACATTTCCATGATCGAAAAAAATGAAAAATGCCCCGAATGCGGAGGACCGGTTTACAAAATCATATTACCAAACCAGGGTCATCTCCTCGGTTGCGCATTATTTAATGACAACTGGCAGAAATGGGAATTCATAGACAGGGGCGGCGACAGGAAGTTTGTTGAAATAATGATTAAGGATTCAGGTTGCGGTATACCCCAAGAAAACATTCCAAAACTATTCGAACCTTTCTTCTCTACAAAAGGTCAGAAAGGAACCGGACTTGGACTTGCAATTGTATGGGGAATAATCGATAACCACAACGGTTCTATTGATGTAGAAAGTGAAACGGGTAAAGGGACTACTTTTTCAATCAGATTACCGATGAATTAA
- a CDS encoding cytochrome c3 family protein, translating to MKKLLILFTLSLPFVLNAQSKLSPTHANQNLTCSNCHSCEIPTKENPCIKPCPRESLVRIDQKAEEGPRIIVIDKLRDTDIYAPVKFTHLAHAEMSDMTGGCKTCHHYNPPGNVIGCSDCHETSRKRTDISKPDLKGAYHQQCMNCHRSWSGKTDCVECHDLKDKSKAAPVKTQNDKSKRIHPEIKAPDKIRFDTKTDKGKFVTFYHKDHTDLFGIDCADCHSNESCSKCHSQIKKPESVKRTFAEQHKKCSSCHETKTNCTTCHSNSEVSGFSHKVSTGFDLSKFHSKLSCVRCHTTPSNFTGLNKECVTCHGSWSSENFDHKITGLALDDTHSEFDCESCHKEKTYSAPSCSDCHEDLSYPKDKPGKLVKK from the coding sequence ATGAAAAAGCTACTAATACTTTTCACCTTGTCACTTCCTTTTGTTCTTAATGCTCAATCAAAATTGAGCCCGACGCATGCAAATCAAAATCTTACTTGCTCTAATTGTCATTCATGCGAAATACCGACAAAAGAGAATCCATGTATCAAGCCGTGTCCGCGCGAGAGTTTGGTAAGAATAGATCAAAAAGCCGAGGAAGGGCCTAGAATAATAGTGATTGATAAGTTACGCGATACAGATATTTATGCGCCGGTGAAATTTACTCACCTTGCTCATGCTGAGATGTCCGACATGACCGGCGGTTGCAAAACCTGTCATCATTATAATCCTCCCGGAAATGTCATTGGCTGTTCAGATTGTCACGAAACTTCGAGAAAGAGAACAGATATAAGCAAACCGGATTTAAAGGGTGCATATCACCAGCAGTGTATGAACTGCCACAGATCCTGGAGCGGAAAAACAGACTGTGTTGAATGTCATGATCTAAAAGATAAATCGAAAGCAGCGCCGGTTAAGACACAGAACGATAAATCAAAACGGATCCATCCCGAAATTAAGGCTCCAGATAAGATCAGATTCGACACTAAAACAGATAAAGGAAAGTTCGTTACCTTCTATCATAAAGATCATACCGATTTATTCGGAATCGATTGCGCAGACTGTCATTCAAATGAAAGCTGTTCAAAGTGTCACTCGCAGATCAAAAAACCTGAAAGTGTAAAAAGAACTTTTGCCGAACAGCATAAAAAATGTTCAAGCTGTCATGAAACGAAAACAAACTGCACTACATGTCATTCAAATTCGGAAGTGTCAGGCTTTAGCCATAAGGTCTCAACCGGTTTTGATCTATCGAAATTCCATTCAAAATTATCCTGTGTTAGGTGCCATACAACACCATCTAATTTTACAGGATTGAATAAAGAATGCGTAACATGTCACGGCAGCTGGTCCAGTGAAAACTTCGACCATAAGATAACAGGTCTCGCTCTTGATGATACTCATTCTGAGTTCGACTGTGAAAGCTGTCATAAAGAAAAAACATATTCTGCACCTTCCTGCAGCGACTGCCATGAAGATCTTTCGTATCCAAAGGATAAGCCCGGGAAACTGGTGAAAAAATAA
- the hybB gene encoding Ni/Fe-hydrogenase cytochrome b subunit has product MSEHMKAVPLPRRYFTPTVIVIAAIAAIGLLFVLARLIFGIGAVTNLSNEFPWGIWIGIDVAAGVALAAGGFTTAALGHIMHKEEYHLITRPALLTAMLGYTFVAAGVGIDLGRYYYIWHPLIMWNGNSALFEVGMCVMIYLTVLYIEFLPIVTERFIGRVNLPGFLQKLNNPLDRLLRALDRGLDKTMFIFIIAGVVLSCLHQSSLGTLMIIAGEKMHPLWQTPILPLLFLLSAMSVGFPMVIFESYLTSKSFNLKPETHIMSNLGSMVAPLLGIYLSFKIGDMVIRQTFVYLTEFNTASVMFIIEIVIGVIVPLRLFLSPQIQKSPLGLSIAAFLVIFGVFLNRLNNFIVAYNPPYVFESYIPSIGEIAVTAGFIALEILLFRAFVMIFPIISVPQPSGTKAKFSIRSVQS; this is encoded by the coding sequence ATGAGTGAGCATATGAAAGCAGTCCCTCTACCGAGAAGATATTTTACACCAACAGTAATAGTCATTGCCGCCATTGCGGCGATAGGACTTTTATTTGTTCTGGCAAGATTAATATTCGGAATTGGGGCAGTGACCAATTTATCGAATGAATTCCCGTGGGGTATCTGGATCGGAATAGACGTAGCCGCCGGAGTAGCTCTTGCAGCCGGTGGTTTTACGACTGCCGCACTTGGCCATATTATGCATAAAGAAGAATACCACCTCATAACACGACCTGCATTATTAACTGCCATGCTCGGCTACACTTTCGTAGCTGCAGGTGTTGGTATAGATCTTGGAAGATACTACTATATCTGGCATCCGCTGATTATGTGGAACGGAAATTCGGCTCTCTTCGAAGTTGGTATGTGCGTTATGATCTATCTTACTGTTTTATATATTGAGTTTCTGCCAATTGTAACCGAACGTTTTATCGGAAGAGTTAATCTCCCTGGTTTCCTACAAAAATTAAATAATCCTCTTGATCGACTGTTAAGAGCGCTGGACAGAGGTCTGGATAAAACGATGTTCATTTTCATTATTGCCGGAGTTGTACTTTCATGTCTCCATCAATCCTCACTGGGTACATTGATGATTATTGCCGGAGAGAAGATGCATCCGTTATGGCAGACTCCGATTTTGCCCCTGTTATTCTTATTATCGGCAATGTCAGTCGGATTTCCAATGGTAATCTTCGAATCTTATTTAACCTCCAAGTCATTTAATTTAAAACCTGAAACCCACATCATGTCGAATCTTGGAAGTATGGTTGCTCCCCTGCTCGGAATCTATCTTTCGTTTAAGATTGGCGATATGGTAATCCGACAGACATTCGTATACCTTACAGAGTTCAACACCGCAAGTGTGATGTTCATAATCGAAATCGTTATCGGTGTAATTGTACCATTAAGACTTTTCTTATCGCCGCAAATTCAGAAGTCGCCGTTAGGACTTTCAATAGCGGCATTCCTGGTAATTTTCGGAGTATTCCTGAACAGGTTAAATAATTTTATTGTGGCTTACAATCCACCTTATGTATTCGAGAGTTACATACCTTCAATAGGTGAAATTGCTGTAACAGCAGGATTTATTGCTTTAGAGATTCTTTTATTCAGGGCTTTTGTAATGATCTTCCCGATTATAAGTGTTCCACAGCCATCAGGTACAAAAGCGAAATTCTCGATAAGGAGTGTGCAGTCATGA